The following proteins are co-located in the Anas platyrhynchos isolate ZD024472 breed Pekin duck chromosome 1, IASCAAS_PekinDuck_T2T, whole genome shotgun sequence genome:
- the LOC101802399 gene encoding 2-oxoglutarate receptor 1, producing MAPEGTDNFTALPGHADPLTSCKDEDFLQVKSYLSVLYSLIFLVCFPGNIVAIFIYFVKMRPWKSSTIIMLNLAITDLLYVATLPFFIHYSANGNNWIFGDFMCKFIHFGFYFNMYSGIIFLSCFSIFRFFVVVHPIRCVFVQKRRWAVVTCVVVWMISLVAISPLGILIATKHMENRTICPDLSSAEDFDTTRWYNWLLTMFGFFLPLLTVTLCYVLIIYTLATGPHTQTCYKQKARRLAIVLLVVFYVCFLPFHIFRGIRIELRVRAASCHFKNVILFMLILAKPLAALNTFGNLLLYVVTGDNFQQAILSLLKFWTHKNLK from the coding sequence ATGGCACCTGAAGGCACAGACAATTTTACTGCTCTTCCAGGCCACGCAGACCCTTTGACAAGCTGCAAGGATGAAGATTTCTTACAGGTGAAATCGTACCTCTCTGTCCTTTACAGCCTAATCTTCCTGGTGTGCTTCCCAGGGAACATTGTggccatttttatttattttgtcaagaTGAGGCCCTGGAAAAGCAGCACCATCATTATGCTAAACCTGGCAATCACTGACCTACTGTATGTAGCTACGCTTCCTTTCTTTATACACTACTCTGCTAATGGAAATAACTGGATTTTTGGAGACTTCATGTGCAAGTTTATTCACTTTGGTTTCTACTTCAACATGTACAGTGGTATCATCTTCCTGAGCTGCTTCAGCATCTTCCGCTTTTTTGTAGTCGTCCACCCAATTAGATGCGTTTTTGTTCAAAAACGGAGATGGGCAGTGGTGACCTGCGTAGTAGTATGGATGATTTCCCTGGTAGCCATCAGCCCCTTGGGCATCTTGATTGCCACAAAACACATGGAGAACAGGACCATCTGCCCAGACCTGTCTTCTGCTGAGGACTTTGACACTACTCGATGGTATAACTGGCTGCTGACGATGTTTGGCTTCTTCTTGCCCCTGCTGACGGTGACTCTGTGCTATGTGCTCATTATTTACACCTTGGCTACAGGGCCCCACACGCAGACTTGCTATAAGCAGAAGGCTCGCAGACTCGCCATCGTCCTCTTGGTGGTCTTCTACGTGTGCTTCCTCCCCTTCCACATCTTTCGGGGGATTCGGATCGAGCTCCGAGTGCGAGCAGCAAGCTGCCACTTCAAGAACGTGATCCTTTTCATGCTTATTCTAGCTAAACCTTTAGCAGCATTAAATACATTCGGAAACTTACTGCTCTATGTGGTGACAGGAGACAACTTCCAGCAGGCGATCCTCTCACTCCTCAAGTTTTGGACACACAAGAACTTAAAATAG